The nucleotide window gaagaggcTCATGGAGCCCATCCCTTACGCGAGGATCGaacccaggagctgtgccaggtaCGCGCAGGAACCGGCCGGCCCGGGCACACCGGGGACCCAGCCGGGAATCGCTCTCGGCTCTGCCCCTCGGGCTGCTGAGGGTCTGTCGGGCTCCGGGCGGGCCCCGGCTCCTCCGGCGCGGGGACGCGGCCGCCTCGCTCCCCGCcagccccgggccgggcagggcagcctCTCCAGCCGGCCCCGGAGCCAGACACGACAGACGGCTCCAGGGGCCCGGGCCAGCGGCACCAGCGCCTTTCCCTGCAGCGCGGTGTCAAACCCTGCGAGCGGCCGTGACAGGGCCTCGGCCGTGGCCGGGCTCCGGCCGTAACGGGCTCAGACCGTGCCAAAGCTCCGGCCGTGCCCAGACTCAGACTCAGGCTCAGGCCGTGACGAGCTCCGGCCGTGCCCGAGCTCAGGCCGTGACGGGCCCCTGTCGTGGCCGCGCTCCGCCGTGACGGGCTCAGACCGCACCCCGGCCCAGGCCGTGCCCAGGCTCAAGCCGTGACGAGCCCCTGTCGTGCCCGAGCTCCGGCCGTGACGAGCTCAGGCCGGCCCCGGGCTCAGACCGTAGCGAGCCCCGGCCGTGCCCGCGCTGGAGCGGAGCCCGAGGGACGCGCtgccccccccgccccgccgctcccctcaggcgctggccccgccccgcgcgggCGCTGATTGGCCGCGCGCGCTGCCAGTCGCGCGGCGGTTGCATCACCCGGGGGCGGGGCGGCCTCGCGCGGTGTCGCAACCGGCGCCCGCCGCACGCGCACGGTACcgagcgcggccccggcccctcccgccGCTCGCGCCGCTCAGGTAAGCGCGGGGGGcgcgcgcggggccgggggccgcGGCCTtccccgcccgccgggcccgcACGGCAGCGCTGATGCAATCGGCGGGCGGCCCCggctccctcccctccctcccccggTGAAGTCACGGCTTGGCAGCGCCGGGCACCCCGCGCCCCGCTCGCTCGGGGGAGGAGCGGCGCGGCCTcggcgggcgggcggcccgGGCAGGGCGGCGGCGCCGTGGGCCCGCCGGggagggccgggccgggccggggcccgCGGTCGGTGCCGGcccgggggcggggggagcggggccgggccgggccgggggcagcCGGGAGCGCCCGCGGTTCCGCCCGGTGCAGGCCCTGGGGAGCGGCTCTGCCGGGCCGGGCTCCGGCCGGGCTCCCAGCGCTCCAGTGCAAGTTTGAGAGCAGAAGTttggcaggcagggagctccGCGCTGGCCGCAGCGCTGACATCCGGCAGCAAGAGCGCTCGCTGCTCCGTGACACTGCCGTGCCGAGCCGCTGCGGAAAGTATAAGCATTTCTGGTCTGCAAAACTTTCGGATTTAAGGAACTGGTTTGTCGTTAGACATCACAGCTGTCGTTTTAATTCGAAAGACAGTCTTTTGCTACCTCCTTGCCTCCCAGTGTTTGGGATTCTGtcatgttaaaattaaaatgcatgcTTTATGTCTTCTGATACAGTCTGTTAAGGGTGTCAGAGTGCATTTTTCTTGTAAGATGTGTATTAAAAATGGagattctgaaataaatgtggAAAAGTGATGATGTCAGCTATGGCAAGAAATGATGGGATTGAGCTGCCCAGTCCCAGAAGTGTTGTTGCCCAGCCTTCAGCAGGTGACAGTGAGTGCGAGCTCCTGCACACCTGTGTGAGCCATGCAGGAGCCAGCCCTCCCACTGTTCAGCAAATGTGCCTGCAGTTCTGTGCCACTGTCCTTAGTGCAGGGTCATTGGAATCTGGAGTCGGATCCTATTAGGGTATTCCTAGTGAAATGAAATGCTGTTCAGATTTGGACCGATTTTGCATTTGACAGGACAGCTTTGTGAATTTGTGCAATAAAGTCATTCTGACTAATGATCAGAATCAGTGTCACACCTCAAGAAAGGAGTAGAGAGAAGCACTTTGTATTTTTTGctaccaaattaaaaaaaatgccaaTTTAATTGacaagacaattttttttttctgccaaagCAAACATTTGGAAGTTTAatgtcttcatttttattttttgtatgtGTGAAAGCAAATGAAGGCCTTCATTGCTTCACTGGTCCCTGAGGAGTACTGTGAGACAGTAAGAAACATCTTTCTGCCTGAGAAGACACCTCTTGAGTTACCAGCTATTATGCTGTAGTGGGTGGCCAGCTGGTTTCCTGGGTGGCCAGTTGGTGGCCCAAGGAGAGAACTAGGCAGTTCTAACTGGCCACTGGAAACAGTACCATGTGTTGGGTGGAACCAGCCTAGGGCTGTTGCTGAGCTGAAGCTCATGAGCAGTTTTATGGGAACAAGATGCTGGGAAACTGGGCTGGCTCTCAGAGGAGctgtctcctgctgtgctggggctggcaggcaCTCACAGGAGAGCAACCTGTGTGCAGAGGCGTGCAGCAGCTGATTGGTGTTGCACAGCTCTGAGAAATGTGAGCCCTGTCTGCCTCTCCCAGTTACCATGTCCTTTAGCTCACCCTTCTGAGACTCCCCTCTGGATGTCTCATACCTGCTGCCTTTAAATCTTGCAGTATCTGCTGAAGGATGCCCCATAGCACCTGCTGCTATCTGGGATAACCTTCTGACAATTGGTAATGAGCATTCAGCCTCCAAATCACCAGGTGGAAAAACGAGTTTCAAGCCTCAGTTGTTGGCACTCATGTAACTCTGTGATGCAGTACAGTTAGTGCTACTTGCTCTGCATATTCTTTGGAGCAGGACAGGAATCCAGGTGTCACCTGTCCTAGCTAAGGGTTGTGATCATCAGGCCACATAAGAGCATGTCTTGCTCAAGAAAcagtaatttaataaaaaacaaatcagttCCAGTGGGAAGGAACTGAGGGAGGTCTGTCTGAGCAGGCAGGGCTAGAATTCTTGCTTGAGAATTCTCTCTGCCCAACTAAAATACTCCATTAATATTAGCTTTAAttgaacaaataatttttttcattgaatCATAGGGAAATCTGATAGAGACAGGAAAGAAGTGTTAAAGAAGTATTAAATTGTTTTGTCAGCCTAGAGAGAAGTAGGACATGCAACCTGGTGATATGATGAAACTTGTTACATGTCAGGTGGGGTTCCTCTGGGGGCAGGAGCCACCCCTTCCTCTGTAGTAGCTCAAGGAGCACAAAAATCAGATTATGAAAATGGTGTGGGTTACATAACTGGCCTGTCCAGGTGAACTTTGCAAGCACTGAAATGTGTTGaagcagaggggacagcagagtgTTCTGTCTGATTTGGAAAAGGTGTCAAAATCTACTTGTCAGAGACAACCTAGGAGACCTGTATATGCATTGAGGGCTGCAGAAATCctctattttaaaatgaagtgcAGACAAGGCCAGTGTATGCTTTAAGAGGGGCATACACTTACACCTTGACTAAAAATGCCTGTGCAATGACACATGCACAGCTACAACTGGCCCTGCCAGTCTGGTGCTGGTGCACAGGAACACCTTGTTAGCTGGGTATTCAGTTCAACTGCCCAACCAAACTGCTTATTAGGTCAGAACCTGACAATGAATCATGGTTTGCAAAAGTTGCTTTAGGAGTTGCTATTGGGAAAATAGTAACACGAAGATGTTAGACACCCTGTGTCTAGATTCAGCTCCAGATGTCAGAAAGTGTTGATGGTCTCATTCTGCCCTGAAATAGGAAGATGACAAGGTTTCTGGATAGGAAGGGTATGGGTATACTCACACATCTTCACAAGTAGGACAGAGAATACTAATTTTGAGTTAACGTTCAAGCCAAATTTAGTGGCCTTTTCCATGAATGTTATTGAACCACACTCTGCAGCTGCATCTCATTCTGGCTCCTTCATCATGGAACAAAATATGCACTTGATCTACACAGTtgaattttaacattttaatgatAGCCCATCCGAAAGTAAAACAGCAACTCGGACtgctgagaaaaacaaacaagaacatTACACAGCTGATGAACCTGTGAGTTCAGAATTATTAGTGACACACAGGAGCTGGCTTACAAGCCTCTCACACATCCCTCTGTTCACCAGGCAGACAGTGAAGCCATCCACGTGCTGTTATGGATGTGAGACGTGTTCTGGGCAGtcagcactgccagtgctgctgcagctgcttgctTTCCCCCAGTCCTCTGGGGCATGTATCCCACTGGTGTGATACtgcatgtctgtgtgtgacagtgctgggctgcactgctgccatgcAGTCTGAACTTGGAGTAGCATTGTTTAGTGCCagttaaatgcttttcttcagcaTAACAAATCCACACTGATTTGACTGATCAGTAAGTATTTTTCATTGGAGCTGTAGGTAGGTGTTTCAGGAGCTTAGGACCATCCTGTTGTCCTTCCCCTCTTCTCTCCCAGGCACTTAGGAAGTCATCCTGTGAGATGAGAAGGGGACCAGCTGTTAGCCTTGCCAGGGCCCTGCAGCTGTGGTGGAATCCTTGTGCCACCAGTAGGGCCAGGAGCAGGCTgaccaacagcagcagaacgTGAGTCAGGTGAGAGGATGTCTTGCTCACCAGGACAGTTTGTCTGCTGGAAAGAAGAGTGGGCAATGACCAGTGCACAAACTACAGCAGGTGACCTTATTTGTGGATGAGTCAGCTGTGACTGCTGTCTTTTGATGGATGACAGTCCTGTGTACTGATCTGCATCGCCATCACCCTGTGTTCCTGTCCCCCTGCTTGGTTCATGCTCAGCACGCTGCTGTGGTACAATGTCACCCAGACACAGCCTTTGCAATACCTTTCTCCACAGATCTCTTTTTCCACTCAATACTAGTAGACCTTACGACAGTCATCAACTTGAACATCATCTTTAGAACAAGTGCTGTAAGATGGTTGAGAAAAGGTGGACAGGCTGAGCACCCTTGCTCCAGAGAAAAGAGATCAGGGGGGACTTTGTCTGCGGATACACCCAGAGAAGTGGTCCGAAGAGGACAAGGATCAAATACCCCTGTTGGTCAAGAGTCAGGCTGTTAATAGGGTTAAGCCACAGAAGGAAAACTCCAGTCTGAAAACTAAGAAAATTGTATAACTGGAGGAAAAGTTAGACAGTGGAACATGTTGCCAAGACAGAGGTTGTGAAACTGGAGATATTTGAGGCTAGGCTAGACACCCATCCATCAGGGATGGCTTTGGAATAATTGAGTGAAGCCAGTGAACAATTCAAACAGCTTGACTAGATGACCCAGTAATAGTCCCATCCAATCCAAATATGTTTGAGGCTTCAGAAATGTAGTTGGCAGCTTGTCCACTTCCAGCACAGTTATGATGTGTTGTTGCCAGATGTACCATCAGTACTTTATGCTAAAGCCAGTGATGTATAAGATTGTAGTTGAAGCCAGCATctttaatagctttttttttttccctactagGTTCACCTTGCTCTTAATCCATGTGAAGATCTGTTGGAAACACCTTCTAGAAACCCAAGAGTTTTCAGTCTAATAAATTCTGCTGTGTCCAAGAACAGCCTGTCCAAATGAGCAAGACATCCCAACAGAACAGCACCACAGATGCGAGCGGAGTAAGTGTGATTCACACCCAAGCACACTCCAGTGGTTTGCAGCAGGTTCCCCAGCTGGTGCCAGTTAGTCCTGGTGGTGGAGGCAAAGCTGTGCCTCCGAGCaaacaggggaagaaaaattcctttgTGGATAGAAACAGTGATGAGTATCGCCAGCGCAGAGAGCGAAACAACATGGCAGTGAAAAAGAGCCGCttaaaaagcaagcagaaagcACAAGACACACTGCAAAGGGTCAACCAgcttaaagaagaaaatgaacgTTTAGAGGCAAAAATTAAACTCCTGACCAAGGAGCTGAGCGTACTGAAAGACTTGTTCCTTGAGCATGCCCACAGTTTTGCAGATAACGTGCAACCTGTTGGCACTGAGACCACCACAACAAATCCAGAGAACAGTGGGCAGTAGACACCTGCGACCTTATGAAACAGACTCTTGAGGTGCAGCTTGTCTGCAGTGCCCATGCAGTAACCAAGCAAAGACTGTACCTTTAGTCACTGTTTTGTggagattttcttctttaagaTTTAACACTGAAGATTTGTAACAATTAAACCAGAAACTGGTTAGGGTAtttgttttcaatatttttcttcttaaagatTTATGCAGATCTGAACTCATAGCCAACGAGGAATGTAATATTTAGGAGATAATAATATTTTCACAGGAATATTCACTTACCATTTTAGACTTTGCATAATGGGAGGAATCCAGCAGAATGGCTCACTGTAGTATCAGAAACTTGTAATTGGATAgaatgtcttttaaatacctgttAGTGTATTTTAGCCCTTGGTTTTCTCCATGACATATTACAAACTGCAAAGGCTGTGgagaatttttgctttttaatctgTAGAACAAGTCCTATGAAGCACCAAGTAGGTTCCTCCTGTCCAGGTATAGTTAATGGGGAGGTTGTAGTAATAGTGAGGTGGGATGCTTACCAGTGTTCACCAGAATAATAACAATATGCTCTGATATGTACAGGCAGGTGGCCTCCAAATGGCACAGGAAGCATCATGTACAAGAGGCAAAGCAGCACACTGACAAAGCTTTTTATTTAAGCTTGTATTCATATTGCTCACATAGTGACTGGGGCCTTATGAGAACAAGAGTTTGTTTCCAGAAAGTTTTGAAATGCTTCCAAAAAACTGTGCCCTGCAAAATTGCATTCTTGCTGGGAAGGAGGTATTGGGGAGAACAAGAAGTGCAGCTTGGCTTAGCAGTGAAAGGGGCAGGACAGCAGGTGTTCAGCTGAGATGTATGGATCACTGCTGGCTGACATTAATCTTACAGAAATTtacagtgattttaaaaataaatggccCTAGTATGAAAAATGGATTTGGTGGAATTTCTACAGCCATCGTACAGCTGTGTGAAGGAGTATCTTTagttgtgttttatttccataGAAATTTTTCTGTAGCAACTTTTTTATTGCTACTGCTTAGTCCTTGCCATGATCCATAATGCAGTGCTATGTGCTATGTTGAGGATTTAAACAAAGTAAAGCAGGAACTTTGATGtaactttaatttattttcattttaaaatatttcattgatGGTATGGTTATTTTACATTTAACCTGTGTGTCTGTCTTGTAGATTACTACACTGTCTTAATTTCCCTCTTACACTACCTTTGTCCATAGATTATTTTGGAGGATGCTTGTTTGCTTTGTATTTGTACTTAGGAAAAAACTTGGATGTTATCTCTATGAAGATATTGTTAGAGAATGAAACCTTGAAAAGTTCTTTTTTGAATTTAAACTTTTAATACATTTGGATAACTTTAATGGATTGTTTTGGATTGTGTTAGACTTTTTACAGATATGTTTTTTCATTCTAACTGCGTCTGAAGTTGGTAGGGTTGAAATACCAGAAgctaataaaaatgttttgcttgtATTGGCCTCGTTTTTCCTGTCCCTTTTCTGTTTCCCTCAGGTGCCGAGTTGCCCAACTCACGCAGCTATCTTGGAGAAATCAGTGCAATAGTCTTTGTTCCACTCTTTCACTCAGGTTTTTGCTCCATGGAAGCAATCAGAAACTCATTATAGTTTTGTCTAAATGTCTGatttaacaaaaaagaaaaaaaaattaagtctgCGAATATATTGCAGTtagaggggaggggagaggcgCAGAACACCAAAACTTAGAAGGAAAAAGATGGCCTGAAGGCATGGCATTTGTTAGGTGCACCTCCTGTGGTGAACAGGGCAGTGCTGATCTCTTCCAGCTGGCTGACCTGTGCTCTGGCATCCTGTGGCCCTGCTCTCCAGGTTTGCCAGTCTGAACAGGGGCTGCAAATCCTGGCTGTTGGTTTGTGATTTTGGTGAAAAAGATTTCTTACATGTCCTGTGAGTGGGGTGATCCTTTTCCCAAAGCGCTGAAGGGTgacttttccagctgctgctcctgacagcTGTGATCCCATTTCCTTCATGTTTAAAAGTTATGGAAAGACATTtgtttggaaaatgaaatttcgGGTTTTCTGCAGTGGTTTTCTTTACTGATGTTGCGGTTTAAACCCAACTGGAAAATAAACCCCAGGCAGCCACTCCTGTCCTCCACCCCCTCAGGTGGGAGACCAAATGCAGATTATGGGTTGAGATAACAATTCAGTGTTAGTGTGACAATTCACAATTTAACGGGAccagctggggaagcagcaaGCACTGGTGcggtgacagcagtgacagaggtgacaggggtgacagcactgacagaggtgacagaggtgaca belongs to Oenanthe melanoleuca isolate GR-GAL-2019-014 chromosome 11, OMel1.0, whole genome shotgun sequence and includes:
- the CEBPG gene encoding CCAAT/enhancer-binding protein gamma, which codes for MSKTSQQNSTTDASGVSVIHTQAHSSGLQQVPQLVPVSPGGGGKAVPPSKQGKKNSFVDRNSDEYRQRRERNNMAVKKSRLKSKQKAQDTLQRVNQLKEENERLEAKIKLLTKELSVLKDLFLEHAHSFADNVQPVGTETTTTNPENSGQ